TGTGCGACGGCTTTGACTTTCCGGTGGGCAAGCCGGACGGCAAGGGCTATTACCGTTCCCGCGGCCTGCGCCTGAAGAGCCCCCGCCACATGGGCGAGGACTGGAACGGAAACGGCGGCGGCAATACCGACCTGGGAGACCCAGTCTATTCCGTGGGCCACGGCGTCGTCACGTATGCCGCAGACGCACGGGGCGCCTGGGGAAAGGTGGTGATTGTCCGCCACGCCTTCCGGGAGCCCAAGTCCGGCAAGGTCCTCTGCTGCCAGACGCTTTATTCCCATTTGAATGACATCAACGTGGTGCTGGGGCAGCTGGTGCTGCGCGGCACCCAGGTAGGCACCATCGGCACGAACCGCGGCATGTATCCGGCCCATCTTCATGTGGAGCTGCATTACAATCCGGACGTGAACTGCGGCCATCAGGGGATTCCCAAGACGGAACGCAATTACGGCCGCCTGACGGATTTCATCAACCGGTTCCGGCGCCTGCCGCTGGAAAAGAGGATGGTGCGCGTTCCCATCGGCGGGTTCCTTCCCTACAAGGGTACGGAGGGACTCTGATTTCCTGCCTTCATGGAGGTGACGGACAGTGAAGTTGTGCATTTTCGGCGGTTCGTTTGATCCCGTGCACGAAGGCCATGTGCGCGTGGCTTCCCGTGCCAGGGAGTGCTGTGGCCTGGATCGCGTACTGTTCATGCCCTGTTCCCTTTCCCCGCTGAAGGAACAGGCCCCTTCCGTTTCGGATGCCCGGCGCTGCCGGATGATTGAACTGGCCCTGAAAGGGCTGGACTGGGCCGTATTGGACCGTACGGACTTGAATTTGCCCCCGCCTTCCTGGTCATGGAGGGTAGCGGAAAGCGTGGCTGCCTGCCATCCGGGAGCGGAATTGTTCTGGCTGATGGGCAAGGACCAGTGGGATTCCCTGGAGAAATGGGGCCGCTGGAGGCATCTGGCTGACATGGCGACGTTCATCGTGTACCACCGGGGCGGCGCTCCGGCTTCCAGGGAGGGAGTTCGGGCCGTTTTTATTGAAGGGGATGAACCTGCATCTTCCACCGGCATCCGGGAAGCCCTGCGCGCGGGCGTCTGCCCCGTGCCTCATTTGAATCCGGAAGTGGAAAGTTTCATCAGAAGGGAAGGGCTGTACGGCATTCCGCGTGGAATGGCGGAAAAGTAACCGCCGGAGGCCGTTTTTTATTGCTCCGGCCTGTTTTTCGGAACGCAATCCGGGTAATGCACCTGCATCAGGGTAAGGCCGTCCGGCGGCGCGCAGAACGGGCTTTTGTCATCCGGGCGCGGGGAACGGATGAGGCGGTTTAATTCCTCCAGCGTGATTTTCCCCCGTGCCGCCTCATGGGCCGCGCCCGCCATGAGGCGCACCATTTTATAAAGGAAGCCCGTGCCCGTGAATGTCATGAAGGTGCGGTTCCCTTCCCGCCTCACGTCCGCACGGGTAATGGTGCGCCGGAAGTAGTCTTCCGGGATGGGGCGGGGCTCGTTGCCCCTCAGGGCGGCAAAGGCCGTAAAGTCGTGTTCCCCCAGAAAGAGCCCGGCGGCTTCCTCCAGGGCGTCCAGGCTCCAGGCCAGCGGACGGTGCCAGACCAGGCCCGCGTCAAACGGGTTCAGGATGGGTTCGCTGGAAATGCAGTAACGGTACGTTTTCCCCGTGGCGCTGAAGCGGGCGTGAAAGCCGGGGTCCGTGTACTCCGCATGGATGACCCGGATGGTGCGGGGCAGGCGGGTATTGATGGCCGCAGGCCATTTGTCTGCGGGAATGCGGTGGGTGTCCGGCGCATCCACGTGGAAGACCTGCCCCAGGGCGTGCACTCCGGCGTCCGTCCTGCCGGACCCGTGGATGCGGACGGCTTCCCCGAAAAGGATTGAAAAGGCGCGTTCCAGCTTATCCTGCACGGTACGGCCTCCCGGCTGGCTTTGCCAGCCCAGATAGGGGCGGCCGTCGTAGGCGGTGGTGAAACGGATGCGGGGCATGCAGGGGATTGTGTTGTAATGCCTCCGTTTTGGCAAGAGGCAAGTAAGGGAGACAGTGACGGTTTGGAATGGATGACCGGTGTTCCGTCCGCTCCCTAGCTTGAAAGCCATTAGAACATGGCTATACGAATACAGGATTTTGGAATGTCGCGCATGGGGCCGGATCTGTCCGGAATGATCCCGCTGGATGCGCTGGAAGCCCAGGCCGCAGGCGTTCGCCGCCTGTCCGCCGGGGTGGCGGATTTGGCGGGAACGGCAGAGAACATGCTGGCCGGGATGCAGGAGGTGAGGGACGCCGGACAATGGGCCGAGGCCCGGGACGGCCTCTACCGCTTTGAACAGGACGTGATGCGGGAGTTGGATTCCGCTGGCGCCGCGGACGATTTGCAAGCTAGGTGGAAGAAGGCCCTGGCGGACAGGCTGCCTTCCTACCTGCCGGAAAAAATGTCCGGTCGGGTGAAGGGGCGCGTGGAGGCGGCGCGGGAAAATCTGGCCGCCGCCGGAAGCATTTACCTGGAAAAGATGTCCCGTCTTGGCCAGGTGGAGCAGGCGCGCCGTTCCTGGTCCGGAAGCGTGGAGTCTGCCGTGGAGCAGGGGGATGCCGGACTGGCGGAACGCAGGATTGAAGAGGGGATGGGCGTATTTGTGACCGGTGAGGAAGCCGGGCGCATGGCGGAGGAGGCGCGCGACCGGGTTGCTTTGAACCGGGCTGTGGAAGAGGTGCGCCGGGACCCGGCTGTCGCTCTGCCCGTCGTCCGGGCGGAACAGGAGGGAGCCCCCTTGAATGAAATGGAAAGGAAGGTGGCCCGGGAAGCTGAAGCGGCCTACGGGGAATTGAAGCGGCGGTATGCGGATTCCATCTTCCGCACCGTGGCCGGCGGCGGCATGCTGCGCGACGAAGGGCTGGCGAATGCGGAAAAGTACGGTTTGGTCAGTCCCGGCCAGTTGAGGCGTTATGTGGATGCCCGCGACCGCATGCGGGAGGCGGAGCTTTCCGGCATCAGCTTCCCGGCGGACGAGGGGCTGCTGTGTCGGATGACCCGCCTGATTGACGAGGACTGCGGCGGTGACGGGGATACGGACGCTGTGATTGAGGTGGCCACTTCCGGACTTCCCGCCGGACAGGTGAAGATGCTGGCCGAGAGGCGGGAGGCGATGAAGCTGGTGCCGCAGGAGGTGCGCCGGGCGGCTTCCCGCCGCTTGTCCTCCATGTTCCGGAACGGGGCCTGGGGACCGGTGACGGATGCGCGGGCCGTGGAGGAATGGAAGCGGGTGCAGTGGGCCCTGCTGGATGCCGTGAAGAAGAATCCGGCGAATGCCGCCGCGGAGATGGAGCGGGTTTTTGAAGAGGAAAACCGGATGCAGGATGCCGGGTGGGTCGGCTTCCGGGACATGAAAAACAGGAAGGAGAAACAGTAACATGAAGGCGGAATGGGAAGAAGGGCAGAGCGGCTCGCTCCTGCAGGAAGAGGCTCCGGCGGAGGAAACCAGGAAGACGGAGGCGGTTTCGGCACAGGCTGCGCCTGCCGCAATCGTGGAGGATTCGGGACGCGAGGCGGCGGAGCGGGAAGAGTACTGGAACAGTGTGCTGACGGGGGATGTGGCGACCATCCCCCGGGAGGTGCGGCGTGAGGCGGAGGCCATGTACGCCCCCGGCATGGCGGATGGCGAGCGGGTGGCCGCCTGCGTGATGCAGTCCTGGGTGGCGGACACCGGAGGGATTCCGCGCGAACTCATCCGGAAGGACTGGGGGCAGATAAGGGAACAGGTGGCGCGCCAGTACGGGGCTTCCGGAAAGTCTGACAACGAGTTGTTCGTAGCGGTCTCCCAGCACAACCAGGTGCGCCTTTCCCAGCGGGAGACGCTGTTTGAACTATACCAGGAGGCTTATGACCGGGCCCTGGCGGGGACTTCGGAAGAGCCGGACGAACGGCGACTGGAGGCCGTTTCCCGCTGGCCGGAGGATTTGCGGTTCGTGGCGGAGAAGATGAGGAGCAGGGCCGTCTCCGACGCGCTGGATGACCGGAACCGCCTGTCGGAAGCCGCAGACGTGATACGGAAGGGGCTGGAAGGCCTGGTGGCCAATGAAACGCCGCCGGAAGGCGGCTTCCCTGCCGTGCAGGTGAATTGGAAGCCGGTGAAAGGCATTCCGGACGTCGTGCGCGCCGTGGACTGTCTGGCGGGGCTGGGCGGCGACGATCGGCAGAAGGTGTTTCGCATGATGGCTCCGTACATGCGTTCCCGGCCCGGTTTCAGGACGGCCCTGGAGTCCGCGCTGAAACGCGGGGCTGCGGAGACGGCGGAAAATGTCGGCCAGTTTGCCGTGAACGGTGCGGCCTGGGTCATGCCGGACGGAAAAACGAAGGAGGCCCTGGACCGGTATTCCCGGAGTTTTGAGGAGCTGAGGAATTTTGCGCGGATGGAATTCGCCCCTTTGCGCGGGGGCAAGGATGCACCGTGGTTCCGTGAAATGATGGTGGACATGGCCCAGCAGGGCGCATCCACGGCGCTGGCGTTTGCCGGGCCTGCGGGGCTTGGCGTGCTGATGGCCGGGGAGACGGGACGGCACATGGCGGATGCGCGGCGCATGAATCCGGACGGCGACTTTGACGCCCAGATGGACGGGGCCGTTCTGTCCGGCGGCGCCAACACCCTCCTTTCCTTCGGAATGACGAAGCTGGGCCGGAAAATGCTGGGGCAGGGCATGCGCTCCTTCCAGTCCATGCGTGCCGCGGGAAGTGCCGGGGCCGCCGCCGGAGCGGTTCTTTCCGGAACGGGCGCCCTTGCCGCGGATGCCGTGAAGATGGCCGCGGAGAACAAGATGATGGAACTGACCCCCATGCTGGCTCAGGAAGGGGTCGGCTTGGCCACCGGAAAGGAATCCGGCGTGGACTGGGAAGGGTGGAAGCAGAGGCAGCTTTCCCCGGAAGACCAGTTGAGGGAGGCCGGCATGATGATGCCTTTCCTGCTGATCGGGGCGGGGAAGGCGGCCCTGCATCACTTCCGCCATCCGTCCTCCCTTCTGGGGGATGGGACTCCTCTCAAGGTGTTCGGCATTCCGGACGGTGAAGCGGCCCGCATTCTGCGGGAAAAGGACGTGTACCGGGCCGGGGAGCTTTTGCAGGAATCCCTGCGTAATTCCCCGCTGTGGGGCTCCCTGTACATTTCCGGGAAGGCGTTGGAATGGTCCCGCGCCCTCGGCGAGGGCGGAGAACCGTTTTTAAGGACGGAACGGGAGGTGCGGGACTTTCTGGAGCTGCCTTCCCCCGTGCGTTCCAAACCGTGGAACATGGCTGACTTCCCGGAATCCGCGGAAGCGTTGAGGAAGCTTTCCCTGCATCCGGACCATGCGGAGGTGCGTTCCCGGTGGCTGCTCCGCGCCGGGCTGCCCCGCGTGGGAGAATCGCTGGACGCGGAGGGAAGGACGGCGTACGGCATGGACCCCGCCCCGGGTTCTCCGCTCAAGCGCGTTTCCGGAAAGTCTTCCGCGGAGGAGGCCCTTTCCTCCTGGTATGAATTCCTGTGCCGGAAGGAGGCGGAGGACCTGGGCCTGATCCGCAACAGGAACGGACTGGAAATTCCGTGGCGTCTGCGCAATGAGACGGATTACGACATGCGGGCGGAAGACGTGCGCCGCTCCTTTGTGGCGGAAAGGCTGAAACAGGGCGCCGCCCGTCCTTACAAAATGCTTCTGCTGGCTTATCCGGAGGAAGCGGGCGCTGCGGTGAAGTTTTCCCGGCAGGACTGGGACGCCGTGACGCGGGAAATGGACGGAAGAGCCCGTGCGAATGTATATGAGGGCGTCATGGAGCGCGTGCACGGCGCTTCCCAGGAAGAAGTGGCCGGCCACGTGGCCGGAAGGCTGTGGCAGTCCTTTTGCCGGGATGAATACAGTTCCGGCAGGGCGCGCCTCTGGCTGGAGGAGGGGAGCTCCCTGCTGAACGCTCCGGAGCTGCTGGAAAATTCCTCCACTCCGGAGGGGCTCGTCTCCTCCCTGTCCCGGATGAGCGCGATGATGTCCCGGGTGGGAGACAGGGAGCGCCAGTCCGTCAGCCCCGAATTGCAGGAGATGAACCGCTGCGTATGGGGAGCCCAGGCGGACGTGAACAGCCTGTTCCACGTGCTGCCGAACATGGCGGATTTTGACGTCTGCGTGGGGCGCGGCTATACGCCGGTGGAAAGTTACTCCCGCCTGCTGTCCCGCTATCTGGAAACTTCTCCCGGACGGACGGCGGAATTTGCCTCCGTGCTGGATGCGGACCGGCTGTCCGCCGGGCCGGAAGAGCCTGCCCCCCGTATCTATCCCGGTACGGAGAAGGCCGTGGAAAACCTGTCCTGCCTGACGCCCCGCCTGTTCCAGTCCTCGGGCGCCCGCGGGAACGGATTGTGGAGAGTCCGCTATCCCTCGGGAACATGGTCGGCGTGGCATTCCTCGCGGGAGGGAGCCGCAGCGGACCTGATGGCGAATGTCTCCATGATGTTTTCCCCGGCCTGCATTGCCAAGAAAGATTTGATCCGCGGGTGGCGGTGGCATGCCGTCAACGGACATCCGGAATGGGACCCCACGCATTTGAGGTTGTCCGGCGGTCTGGAAAATGCTCGCGGCGAGCGTCTCCCCTGCCTGTATGACGGTCTGACGGCCATGGCCGTCTCCGACATGCTGAGGGCGGGCTACGGCTTCCGCGGAGCCTCCGGGTCCGGAGACCTGCTGGAAGTGACGGGCGCAGGCCGCGTGGCCGCGGAAAAGCTGATGAGCCCTGATGCCCTGCGGGAGCGCATGGACATCCACGGCAAATACGTGGGCGGCGTGCAAAGTCTGGGCGTGGATGCGGACAACCAGCCCGTGCCCACTGCCAGAGGATTGGTCATGCACCGCCTGCGCCTGCATAACACGGCCAATCCGCTGGCCCTGATTGAGGACAAGGCGGAAGTCGTCTGGGACCGTTTGATGCGCACGGAGCAGCTTTCCCCGGAAGCGGCCTGGGAAATGCTCAAGCGCATGGGCCGTGTCCCGCGCCGCAAAGCGTTCCCCGGAGAAACGGAGCTGATCGAGGAGCTGTCCCAGCTTTCCAAAGAATATTTCTTTGCCAGTCTGGACCATGAAGCCGTGCCGGAAACGGTGGCCGCATGGGCGCGTTACGGCGCGGCCAGTCCGGAAAGGGCCCCGCAGCCCCTCGCGGAACTGAGCCGCCGCGCGGCTGCATTGAACGGGATGCTGAAAGATGGAAAGGGTGCGGGCGCCGGATTTCTGGACATGCTGCGGGAAACCGTGGGAATGAACGGGCGGATACGGGCGGAACGCGCCTGGAGCGGGAACGGGAGTGCGGAAGTCCGCCTTCCGATGATGGAACGGTACGCCCACAGCCTGATGGCGGGGCATGTTCTGTCCTCCGTGCCCGTCCATGTGCGGACGGACCTGGAAAGGGCTCTGGCTTCCCTGGACGGTTATGAAGGCAGTTCCCTTCGCCGGGCGGGGCGTCTGGCGGCGGCGCGCATGGCGGAACTGGCCGGGGTCTTGCGGGAATTCCCGGATTTGAACTCATGGCGTCCGGACCCGGACCGTCCCGGCCTGTACCTGCATTTGGTGCGCAAACCGTTCAGAGGCGCGAAAAACGCCTTTCCGCGGACGGTGGACGGTTCTCTGCCCGCTCCCGTTCTGGAGGCTCCCTCCTACGTGGAGGATGACTTTTCCGTACGGCGCGGCGTCTCCGCCCCCGCCGCCTGGCGCGGCCGTCCGTACGTGGCCAGGGCGGTACAGACGCTGGAGGCGGTGAGGCGTGACTTTGCCGGCCGTCCGGAAGCGGCGGAATCCGGCATCGTCTGGCAGGGAAGGAAATACCGCGTGGACTCGGAAGCGGCTCCGGAGGGAGTGACGTCCGCCTGGACGCGCGAGGTGCCGCTGGATGAAGCGGCAGTACTGATTGACATGCTGGACCGGAGGCAGCAGGAAGTACGTGGAGGCATGCTCCCCTTCCTGCCTGACCCGGAAGAGGCGCGTGCGATGTACGCTACTTGTGTTCTTTACCGTGATCCGGATGATCCGGGGCATACCGTGCGCCTGATGCCGGGCGTTCCGGAAAGCCCCGTGAAGGAGGCGCGTGCGCCGTACGTGGTGCATGCCTGGAACGGAGTCTATCTGGACGGGAACGGCCGCCCCGCCGTCTCTGAACGGGAATCCTACATTCCGCTGGAATGCTTTACGGGGGCGGGTGAAGAACCTTCCGCCGCCGTGGCGCGGGAAAGCCGCGGCCGTTTCCTGGGCCGGATTCTGGAGACCTTCAGTGATACCGGCGCACAGGAACGGTACTGGTGGAATGCGGACCAGGCCGTGGGGTGCTTCATGGAAGACGTGATCAGGCTGTATGAGGAACAGGGCGTGAGGGAAAACTATCTGCGCGGCAGGCTGGATCTGTTCCATCCCGTGATGGTGCAGGGGCTGCGCTTCGTTTCCCACGTGCTGAATGACCCCCTGGCATTCCGGCTGCCGCTGGACAGGGGAACGGATGCCCTGAGGGCGATGACCCGGGAGGGCGTGTTATTGAAGGAATTGATGCAGGAATATGAAAAACCATGAACATTTGACGGAATCGTGGAGTCTGCCGTGGCAGTCTGTCCTGTCCAGCCAGCTCTGGCGGCTGGAACACCTGTACTGGATAGAAAACAAGGCGGGCCAGCTCCAGCGCTTCTCCATGAACAAGGCCCAGAGGCGGCTGCATGAAGGGCTGTGGTACCGGAACGACATTCTGAAGGCGCGCCAGCTCGGCATCTCCACGTATGTGGCCCTGCTGATGCTGGACATGAGCCTGTTCCGTTCCAACTTCCACTGCGGCATTATTGATAAAAGCCTGCCTGACGCCCAGGCAAAGCTGGCCAAGCTCCACTTCGCGTGGGACCATCTGGACTACCTGCCGCCGGAACCATCCGCCATGGATGTAGCGCTGGCGCGCCTGGGGGAAAGAATCAAGCGCATGTCCGGCGTGGAAAAAAAGGGGGAATGGCGTCCCTGTACGGCGGCTCTCACCCGGCTGGCTTTCTCCAACGGCAGCGATGTCCGGGTGGGCACCAACCTGCGCGGCGGCACGATGCAGTTCCTGCATGTTTCCGAGCTGGCTCACGTCTCCGTGCATGCCCCGTGGCGTGCTCGGGAAATCCGCTCCGGCGCCATCAATACCGTGCCGCCTGGCGGCTTTATCCTGAAGGAAAGCACCCATGAAGGCGGCCGCTACGGCGTGAACTACGAACTGACGCGGCAGGCCATGGAAAACATGGGCAAGAGCGAGCTGTCCCCGCTGGACTTCCGGTTCTTCTTCTTCAGCTGGTTTGACCAGGAGGAATACTCCCTGCCGGGGCGCGGCAGGTGGAGCAGGGAACTGGATGCCTACTTCCTCTCCCTGGAGCGGGAAACGGGCGTGAAGCTGGACGCGGGGCAGAAGCGGTGGTATGCCCGCATGGCGCGCGTGATGGGCGCGGCCATGAAGCAGGAATATCCGGGAACTCCCCAGGAGGCGTTCTCCACCGGCGAGGAGGGAAGCATTTACGGCAGCCGCATCATGGCCCTGCGGGAGCGGGGACGCGTGGGGATGGAATTCCCAGCGGATCCGGAGGCTCCCACATTCACGGCGTGGGACCTGGGCCTGAGCGACCATACGGCTATCTGGCTGGTCCAGGTCATGGGGGACAGCATCCACTGGCTGGACCATTACGCCGCCAACCAGCAGCCCTTGGCCCACTATGTGGAAAAAATAAGGGAATGGGAAAAGGAATACGGCCTGACGGCAACAGCTCACCTGCTGCCCCATGACGCCGCACGCCGGGACGCCCACGGCGTTTCCTACGTGGAAAACATGGCGAGGCTGGGGCTGGCCAACGTGCGCGTGGTGCCCCGGACAACGGATGTATGGCGCGGCATCAACACGCTCCGGGAACTGCTGGAGCGCAGTTTCTTCCATGTCCGCACCCAGGAGCGGGCGCGCAATCTGCGCGGGGAGGAGGAGCCGGGAGGCGTGGAGCATCTGGAATTGTACCGGTCCAGACTGCCCGGAACGGGCGGTTCCCTGGCGGAAAGTCCCGTGCATGACGCCCATTCTCACACGGCGGACGCCGCCCGCACCTTTGCGGAAGCCTGGTCCCACGGACTGCTCCACGGACCCGGAGACGAGCGGCCGCGCCGCAGGAGGGCTAAAATGTGGTGAAGGGAAGGAAAAGAACCGTTTTTTTGATTGATGGTTGACAGTTTCGTCAAAAAACGGTTCTTTTTTCCGGCGTTCCGTTGTCTAACGGAGTGATGCTGCCGCACGAGATAATGAAATTGCCCCGTTTTTCCCTGCCTGCCCTGTTGTTCTGTATCCCGGTTTTGGTAACTTCCTGCGGTACTGGCGGGCGGAATGCCCCTCTTCCTCCGGCTTCCTCCACACCTGTGGAGGAACTGACCGGGTATTTTGAGGGGAAGGGAACCATCCCCGGCCATCTGCTCAAGTGGGAGGATGATCCTTCCCTGCCCGGAAAGCTTCTGATCGTGGTGGACAAGAAAAAGCAGATGATGTACGTTTACCGTGGCACGCACCGCATAGCCTATGCTCCCATCAGCTCCGGAAAAAGCCACGGCATGACGCCGGACGGCTATTTCCGCATCTCCTCCAAGGACAGGGACCATCATTCCTATTACGGGACCTTTGTATCGAGTGACGGAAGCCAGCGGGACGGCGACATCAGAAAGGAATCCCCGAGGGCGGGAGAAAGGTTTGAGCCTGCCAAAATGCCCTACTTCATGAGGGTGAACGGGGCGGTAGGCATTCATGAAGGGTATCTGCCCGGGCATCCTTCCTCGCACGGGTGCATACGCATTCCCCATCTGATTGCCGCAAATCTCTTTGAGGTTGCCCCGGTGGGGACGCGCGTCATTGTCAAATACGGCAGCTGGAACGTTCATGACCTGCAGAAGAAACCGGATTCCCATTTCAAAACGGTGCACAGGCCCTCTCCGGGCAAGTCGGGAGGAACCGCGGTGGCCGGGACTGGCGGGAATTCTTCTTCCCCCGGCCTGGAAGTTCCTTTAAAATCGGGACAATCCGCGGGAAAAAATGAAGAGGCTTCCGCGTCTTCGGGCGCTTCGCCCGTGGCGGAATCCGCCCTCCCTTCCTTTTCTCCGGCGGAGGCGGCATCCCCCTCTTCCGGCCATGGACTCAAACCAGTTGAATAATATGCTTTCCGGACGTCTGTACGACGCCCGCGATCCGGAACTGGCCGTGCGGCGCCTCAGGGCCCGCAGGCTGACGGCCCGTTATAACGGTGCGGACCCGGAGGATGATGAATTGCGCCGGGAAACGGCCCGCGAGCTTCTGGGAAGCGTTGGGGAGGGGTGCTATCTGGAGCCCCCGTTCAGGTGCGACTACGGTTCCAACATCAGCCTGGGGGACCGCGTTTACGCCAATTTCAATCTGGTCATTCTGGATTGCGCCCGGGTGGAAATTGGAAACGACGTGCTGATAGGCCCGAATGTAGGCATTTATACCGCGGGCCATCCTGTGGACCCCGGCCTCAGGCAGGAATGCCTGGAATTCGCACTGCCGATCACCATTGAAGACGGCGTCTGGATAGGCGGCCACGTGGCGGTGGCTCCCGGCGTGCGCATCGGCAGGAACTCCGTGATAGGAGCCGGAAGCGTGGTGACCCGGGACATTCCCCCCGGCGTGGTGGCCGCGGGCAATCCCTGCCGCGTTCTGCGGTCCATTGAGGAAAGAGACCGCGAATTTTATGCCGGAAACAGGCGCGTGGACGGCCGGGCGGAGACAAATTCCCGGATGCCGTGAAATTTGAATTGCCTTTAAAGGGTGATCGTGCATAGTTGACGCCCTCACAGTGTCGATTAGCCGCTGCCACGAGCTAAACACATTCAAGAAAAACACTCATGAGTAACGAAATCAATCTGCAGGAATTCAAGATGCATGAAAAGGACTCCGGTAGCTCCAGCTTCCAGATCGCCCTTCTGACCAAGCGCATCGCCCACCTGACCGCCCACCTGGGAGAAAACAAGCACGACGTTTCCTCCCGCCGCGGGCTGCTGAAAATGGTGGCTCTGCGCCGCAAGCTTCTTGACTACGTCAAGCGTGAAGATCTGGCCCAGTATCAGAGCCTGATTCAGCGTCTTGGACTGCGCCGCTAAGCGGAGGAGCATATTCCCGTTTGATACGGCCGTTGCGTTTTTCGCGGCGGCCGTTTTTTGTGGCCCGGTGTACGGGTTTTCCTGCCTCCGCCCGGAGGGGAAGGAAGGCTTGACTGGCTGAAAATGTCTGTTAGCCTGACAGACATCTATGGAACAGATGACAAGAATCCAGCAAAATACGCTGCGGAGGATTGTGGAGGCGGCCATTGAATTGATGAGCGAGCGGGGATTTCACCGGGTCAGCGTGCAGGAGGTCGGGAAAAAGGCAGGCATTTGTGAAAAAACCGTATTCCGCTACTTTGCGACGAAAAAATCCCTGCTGGATGAAATCATCCGGTACAGGGCGTACGCCAGCGAACTGAAAAGGGAATTTGAAAACGGCAGGACCTGGAATCTGGATCATGACCTGAAACTGGCGGCGCGGCTCTACTTTCAGGAAACGAAGGCCAAGAGGAACGCGTTCCGGGCCTATCTGAGCGCCCTGGATTCCGTGGACACGAACGGGGAGGACTTTCTGCGTGATCCGCGGGAGCTTCACGCCTTCCTGTGCGACTACATGACCGCCATGCAGAAAAAGGGGAAGGTCAGGGCGGGGGATGTGCGCCTCATGGTGCGAGCCTTCGTCAACACGC
This genomic stretch from Akkermansia biwaensis harbors:
- a CDS encoding M23 family metallopeptidase, whose protein sequence is MFYFRFLLLALFFLIGTAFISESAPVYMAKRDSKFALVPLCDGFDFPVGKPDGKGYYRSRGLRLKSPRHMGEDWNGNGGGNTDLGDPVYSVGHGVVTYAADARGAWGKVVIVRHAFREPKSGKVLCCQTLYSHLNDINVVLGQLVLRGTQVGTIGTNRGMYPAHLHVELHYNPDVNCGHQGIPKTERNYGRLTDFINRFRRLPLEKRMVRVPIGGFLPYKGTEGL
- the nadD gene encoding nicotinate (nicotinamide) nucleotide adenylyltransferase, yielding MKLCIFGGSFDPVHEGHVRVASRARECCGLDRVLFMPCSLSPLKEQAPSVSDARRCRMIELALKGLDWAVLDRTDLNLPPPSWSWRVAESVAACHPGAELFWLMGKDQWDSLEKWGRWRHLADMATFIVYHRGGAPASREGVRAVFIEGDEPASSTGIREALRAGVCPVPHLNPEVESFIRREGLYGIPRGMAEK
- the truA gene encoding tRNA pseudouridine(38-40) synthase TruA — encoded protein: MPRIRFTTAYDGRPYLGWQSQPGGRTVQDKLERAFSILFGEAVRIHGSGRTDAGVHALGQVFHVDAPDTHRIPADKWPAAINTRLPRTIRVIHAEYTDPGFHARFSATGKTYRYCISSEPILNPFDAGLVWHRPLAWSLDALEEAAGLFLGEHDFTAFAALRGNEPRPIPEDYFRRTITRADVRREGNRTFMTFTGTGFLYKMVRLMAGAAHEAARGKITLEELNRLIRSPRPDDKSPFCAPPDGLTLMQVHYPDCVPKNRPEQ
- a CDS encoding L,D-transpeptidase family protein, whose product is MKLPRFSLPALLFCIPVLVTSCGTGGRNAPLPPASSTPVEELTGYFEGKGTIPGHLLKWEDDPSLPGKLLIVVDKKKQMMYVYRGTHRIAYAPISSGKSHGMTPDGYFRISSKDRDHHSYYGTFVSSDGSQRDGDIRKESPRAGERFEPAKMPYFMRVNGAVGIHEGYLPGHPSSHGCIRIPHLIAANLFEVAPVGTRVIVKYGSWNVHDLQKKPDSHFKTVHRPSPGKSGGTAVAGTGGNSSSPGLEVPLKSGQSAGKNEEASASSGASPVAESALPSFSPAEAASPSSGHGLKPVE
- a CDS encoding sugar O-acetyltransferase, yielding MLSGRLYDARDPELAVRRLRARRLTARYNGADPEDDELRRETARELLGSVGEGCYLEPPFRCDYGSNISLGDRVYANFNLVILDCARVEIGNDVLIGPNVGIYTAGHPVDPGLRQECLEFALPITIEDGVWIGGHVAVAPGVRIGRNSVIGAGSVVTRDIPPGVVAAGNPCRVLRSIEERDREFYAGNRRVDGRAETNSRMP
- the rpsO gene encoding 30S ribosomal protein S15; this translates as MSNEINLQEFKMHEKDSGSSSFQIALLTKRIAHLTAHLGENKHDVSSRRGLLKMVALRRKLLDYVKREDLAQYQSLIQRLGLRR
- a CDS encoding TetR/AcrR family transcriptional regulator, translating into MEQMTRIQQNTLRRIVEAAIELMSERGFHRVSVQEVGKKAGICEKTVFRYFATKKSLLDEIIRYRAYASELKREFENGRTWNLDHDLKLAARLYFQETKAKRNAFRAYLSALDSVDTNGEDFLRDPRELHAFLCDYMTAMQKKGKVRAGDVRLMVRAFVNTLHGYMLMYCLNDDGKSWGNKVASMKLTIDLFIQGFSQTGNSVTA